One genomic region from Doryrhamphus excisus isolate RoL2022-K1 chromosome 14, RoL_Dexc_1.0, whole genome shotgun sequence encodes:
- the LOC131101987 gene encoding zinc finger protein 32-like isoform X1, with product MAFSRENTVTPLESQVNCCACATPRDTLLPRKLECLRSAFCVRTFDESSGQMSTEEWRTLRSVVEQHVVRLLEERRDLEVPQLKRMVLERLTAVVEHIFTEYEADGAAAGQQENISYVSTTRPEAPPRTPLPDHHAPEGHEDVVHRCQECGKRTDKPSEELEPLCDLCGNKRASVRPHVEQKGAKPHKRDLRVEAVQARTQQALVCKECGKDFPRKSSLERHVRVHAGDRPFICEYCGKTFMEKAVLKRHLKKHTGGRPRIHTCDVCGKKFTMSQHLHVHKRIHTGEKPYTCQVCGKNFRQVGNLDSHMKIHTGEKAFICSLCGKSFRQKISLETHERFHRKDKVYNCHVCTKSFVQKVDLKRHMLTHSGEKPHVCAACGKRYQEKRSLDAHMKVHAATKRPVVTCEGDADLLQL from the exons ATGGCTTTCAGTCGTGAAAATACGGTCACGCCTCTGGAGTCGCAGGTCAACTGCTGCGCATGCGCGACACCACGTGACACGCTGCTACCCCGGAAGCTGGAGTGTTTACGTTCCGCTTTTTGTGTGAGAACGTTTGATGAATCCAGCGGGCAAATGTCGACGGAAGAGTGGCGGACTCTGCGTTCTGTGGTCGAGCAGCACGTCGTCCGGCTGCTGGAGGAGCGAAGAGACCTGGAAGTGCCGCAGCTGAAGCGGATGGTCCTGGAGCGGCTCACCGCTGTCGTGGAGCACATTTTCACCGAGTACGAGGCTGATGGAGCGGCCGCAGGTCAGCAGGAAAACATCAGTTACGTTTCTACTACTAGACCAG AGGCTCCACCCAGGACACCTCTGCCTGATCATCATGCTCCAGAAGGTCATGAAGACGTGGTGCACCGCTGCCAAGAGTGTGGGAAGCGTACAGACAAGCCTTCCGAGGAGCTGGAGCCTTTGTGCGACCTGTGCGGGAATAAGCGTGCCTCTGTTCGACCCCACGTGGAACAAAAAGGAGCAAAGCCGCATAAGCGTGACCTCCGGGTGGAGGCGGTGCAGGCGAGGACGCAACAGGCGTTGGTGTGCAAGGAGTGCGGCAAAGACTTTCCCAGGAAGAGCTCGCTGGAGCGCCACGTGCGAGTGCACGCCGGAGACAGGCCGTTCATCTGCGAGTACTGTGGCAAGACCTTCATGGAGAAGGCGGTCCTCAAGCGGCACCTGAAGAAGCACACTGGCGGAAGGCCTCGCATCCACACGTGTGACGTGTGCGGTAAGAAGTTCACCATGAGTCAACATCTGCACGTGCACAAGAGGATCCACACCGGCGAGAAGCCGTACACCTGCCAGGTGTGCGGTAAGAACTTTCGGCAGGTGGGCAACTTGGACTCGCACATGAAGATCCACACGGGAGAAAAGGCGTTCATCTGCAGCCTCTGCGGGAAGAGCTTCCGCCAGAAGATCTCATTGGAGACACACGAGAGGTTCCACAGGAAGGACAAAGTCTACAACTGCCACGTGTGCACCAAGAGCTTCGTGCAGAAGGTGGACCTGAAGCGGCACATGCTGACGCACTCGGGCGAGAAGCCGCACGTCTGCGCCGCATGCGGCAAGCGGTACCAGGAGAAACGCTCGCTGGACGCGCACATGAAGGTGCACGCTGCCACCAAACGTCCGGTTGTCACCTGTGAAGGTGACGCGGACTTGCTGCAGCTGTGA
- the LOC131102004 gene encoding LOW QUALITY PROTEIN: CBY1-interacting BAR domain-containing protein 1-like (The sequence of the model RefSeq protein was modified relative to this genomic sequence to represent the inferred CDS: substituted 1 base at 1 genomic stop codon) — MSRTPDARARDNQTKTIQERISNVEKHFGEMCQMFAAYGRKAARLRDKADLLVREIGAYADTETPSLKSGLKLFADHLAKIQDYRQAEVSRLEAKVIEPLKGYGAVVRRKREDVKATQSARTRESKQLDQLERTRQRNPSNRQIISQVRCVFLMTCERRLCXCSSCARQAESELQRATMDATRTTRQLEETMDEFEKQKIRDIKKILCDFVTVEMSFHAKALEFYTLAYQSIQIVDEEEDLKVFRSSLHPPDYPTRFDIVRANSRTSLDGTASFLSASGPFLQQRAAGRPVSREEEEVDDEESEEDEDDDSEP; from the exons ATGAGTCGAACCCCCGACGCCCGAGCTAG GGACAATCAGACCAAGACGATCCAGGAAAGGATCAGCAATGTGGAGAAACATTTTGGGGAGATGTGCCAGATGTTCGCCGCCTACGGTCGCAAAGCCGCACGGCTTCGTGACAAGGCCGACCTCCTGGTGCGGGAGATCGGAGCGTACGCTGACACCGAGACGCCGAGCCTCAAGAGCGGCCTGAAGCTGTTTGCAGACCACCTGGCCAAGATTCAGGACTACCGGCAGGCGGAG GTGTCACGCCTGGAAGCCAAAGTTATCGAGCCGTTGAAAGGATACGGCGCCGTGGTGAGACGTAAAAGG GAGGACGTGAAGGCCACTCAGAGCGCCAGAACCCGAGAATCCAAACAACTGGATCAGCTGGAAAGGACTCGCCAGCGGAACCCGTCCAACCGTCAAATCATC TCTCAGGTGCGTTGCGTGTTTCTGATGACGTGTGAGCGGCGCTTGTGTTGATGTTCCTCTTGTGCGCGTCAGGCTGAGAGCGAGTTGCAGCGAGCCACCATGGACGCCACGCGCACTACACGCCAACTGGAGGAGACCATGGACGAGTTTGAGAAGCAAAAGATCCGGGACATCAAG AAGATCCTGTGTGACTTTGTCACCGTGGAGATGTCCTTCCACGCCAAGGCCTTAGAGTTCTACACGCTGGCCTATCAGAGCATCCAGATtgtggacgaggaggaggacctGAAG GTGTTCAGGAGTTCGCTGCACCCCCCCGATTACCCGACACGCTTTGACATCGTGCGAGCCAATTCTAGGACTTCGCTGGACGGGACTGCCTCCTTCCTGTCTGCATCGGGACCTTTCCTG CAACAGAGAGCTGCCGGACGCCCTGTGAgcagagaggaagaagaggtgGATGATGAAGAATCCGAGGAAGATGAGGACGACGACTCTGAACCTTGA
- the LOC131101987 gene encoding zinc finger protein 32-like isoform X2 — MAFSRENTVTPLESQVNCCACATPRDTLLPRKLECLRSAFCVRTFDESSGQMSTEEWRTLRSVVEQHVVRLLEERRDLEVPQLKRMVLERLTAVVEHIFTEYEADGAAAEAPPRTPLPDHHAPEGHEDVVHRCQECGKRTDKPSEELEPLCDLCGNKRASVRPHVEQKGAKPHKRDLRVEAVQARTQQALVCKECGKDFPRKSSLERHVRVHAGDRPFICEYCGKTFMEKAVLKRHLKKHTGGRPRIHTCDVCGKKFTMSQHLHVHKRIHTGEKPYTCQVCGKNFRQVGNLDSHMKIHTGEKAFICSLCGKSFRQKISLETHERFHRKDKVYNCHVCTKSFVQKVDLKRHMLTHSGEKPHVCAACGKRYQEKRSLDAHMKVHAATKRPVVTCEGDADLLQL; from the exons ATGGCTTTCAGTCGTGAAAATACGGTCACGCCTCTGGAGTCGCAGGTCAACTGCTGCGCATGCGCGACACCACGTGACACGCTGCTACCCCGGAAGCTGGAGTGTTTACGTTCCGCTTTTTGTGTGAGAACGTTTGATGAATCCAGCGGGCAAATGTCGACGGAAGAGTGGCGGACTCTGCGTTCTGTGGTCGAGCAGCACGTCGTCCGGCTGCTGGAGGAGCGAAGAGACCTGGAAGTGCCGCAGCTGAAGCGGATGGTCCTGGAGCGGCTCACCGCTGTCGTGGAGCACATTTTCACCGAGTACGAGGCTGATGGAGCGGCCGCAG AGGCTCCACCCAGGACACCTCTGCCTGATCATCATGCTCCAGAAGGTCATGAAGACGTGGTGCACCGCTGCCAAGAGTGTGGGAAGCGTACAGACAAGCCTTCCGAGGAGCTGGAGCCTTTGTGCGACCTGTGCGGGAATAAGCGTGCCTCTGTTCGACCCCACGTGGAACAAAAAGGAGCAAAGCCGCATAAGCGTGACCTCCGGGTGGAGGCGGTGCAGGCGAGGACGCAACAGGCGTTGGTGTGCAAGGAGTGCGGCAAAGACTTTCCCAGGAAGAGCTCGCTGGAGCGCCACGTGCGAGTGCACGCCGGAGACAGGCCGTTCATCTGCGAGTACTGTGGCAAGACCTTCATGGAGAAGGCGGTCCTCAAGCGGCACCTGAAGAAGCACACTGGCGGAAGGCCTCGCATCCACACGTGTGACGTGTGCGGTAAGAAGTTCACCATGAGTCAACATCTGCACGTGCACAAGAGGATCCACACCGGCGAGAAGCCGTACACCTGCCAGGTGTGCGGTAAGAACTTTCGGCAGGTGGGCAACTTGGACTCGCACATGAAGATCCACACGGGAGAAAAGGCGTTCATCTGCAGCCTCTGCGGGAAGAGCTTCCGCCAGAAGATCTCATTGGAGACACACGAGAGGTTCCACAGGAAGGACAAAGTCTACAACTGCCACGTGTGCACCAAGAGCTTCGTGCAGAAGGTGGACCTGAAGCGGCACATGCTGACGCACTCGGGCGAGAAGCCGCACGTCTGCGCCGCATGCGGCAAGCGGTACCAGGAGAAACGCTCGCTGGACGCGCACATGAAGGTGCACGCTGCCACCAAACGTCCGGTTGTCACCTGTGAAGGTGACGCGGACTTGCTGCAGCTGTGA